From a region of the Arachis ipaensis cultivar K30076 chromosome B09, Araip1.1, whole genome shotgun sequence genome:
- the LOC110266957 gene encoding uncharacterized protein LOC110266957: MSELMPVGSTTRGAQTSREKPRDRAPLISSSANRAPATRMNEPFRAPCIDHRNAQSSTADDPQTLIENIETQHHAEVADHELGDEDYDPETDEVPSFDDHIDNLFAAQEVEGQHNNKKAKDTDFWEVTIIGKHFFPPIFVNIYLHSPLLLFFFCAMII; the protein is encoded by the exons ATGTCGGAACTAATGCCG GTTGGGTCCACGACTAGAGGAGCTCAGACATCACGGGAGAAACCACGTGATAGGGCTCCTCTGATTTCATCCTCAGCTAATAGAGCTCCGGCAACCCGTATGAATGAACCATTTCGTGCACCGTGCATCGATCATAGGAATGCACAGTCGAGTACTGCTGATGACCCTCAAACTCTAATAGAAAACATAGAGACTCAGCATCACGCGGAAGTGGCTGATCATGAATTAGGGGATGAGGATTACGACCCAGAGACAGATGAAGTTCCGTCGTTTGATGACCACATCGACAACTTGTTTGCTGCCCAAGAAGTCGAAGGTCAGCATAACAACAAGAAAGCCAAAGATACAGATTTCTGGGAAGTTACTATTATCGGTAAACATTTTTTTCCTCCCATTTTCGTAAACATTTATCTTCATAGTCCTttacttctatttttcttttgtgCAATGATTATATAG
- the LOC110267254 gene encoding uncharacterized protein LOC110267254 — protein sequence MTHKKKDGSYIHPDARVVSEAIANVERQDGSSKHLSQNDSLAQVLGKEHPGRVRALGAGPCPTQVFGNTAGQPSGFAESNTEDKMMIAELTAKLEEERAKRQSIHKVLGYVVQ from the exons ATGACTCATAAAAAAAAAGATGGCTCGTATATCCATCCCGATGCACGTGTTGTTAGT GAAGCAATTGCGAATGTTGAGAGGCAGGATGGATCCTCTAAGCACCTTTCACAAAATGACTCGCTAGCACAAGTTCTCGGAAAGGAGCACCCAGGACGAGTTCGTGCCCTAGGTGCTGGACCATGTCCCACCCAAGTCTTTGGTAACACTGCTGGACAACCGTCGGGTTTTGCAGAGTCCAATACAGAGGATAAGATGATGATTGCAGAATTGACGGCTAAGTTAGAAGAAGAGCGGGCGAAGAGACAGTCAATACATAAGGTCTTGGGATATGTAGTCCAATAG